In the genome of Sphingomonas sp. LR60, the window CGTGAACTTCGACCTTGGAACGAAGGCCGGCTAATTGGTGCGAAGCGCGCGCTGAAACAGCAACAGGTATGGGCCATTCGCTTCTGGCTCGACCAGCATAAACGACTGCGCGACCGAGCGCTGTTCGACTTTGCGATCGACAGCAAGCTGCGCGGTTGTGATGTGGTCAGGGTGCGGATCGGAGATGTAGTTTCTGGCGGGCGCGTCCGAGCCCGCGCTGTCGTGGTTCAGCAGAAGACCAAACGGCCGGTCCAGTTCGAACTGATGGACACTGCACGAAAGACGATGCGGGCATGGCTGGAGCGTCGCGGCGGAACCTTGAACGACTTCGTCTTTCCAAGCCGCAACGACTACATGGGCCATATGAGCACGCGGCAATATGCCCGCCTCGTGCACGAGTGGGTTATCGGCATCGGCCTTCCGGCTCAAGATTACGGGACCCACTCGCTTCGGCGCACGAAAGCGTCGATCATCTACAAGGCAACCGGCAATCTCCGCGCCGTTCAGATCCTCCTCGGCCATGCCAAGATCGACAGCACAGTGCGCTACTTGGGCGTCGACGTTGAGGACGCTTTGGAACTGGCTGAACGCACTGAGGTCTGAGCAGAAAGACCCACTTCCGGCCATTCATCAGCATTGTTATTCT includes:
- a CDS encoding tyrosine-type recombinase/integrase, translated to MDPAFRELRPWNEGRLIGAKRALKQQQVWAIRFWLDQHKRLRDRALFDFAIDSKLRGCDVVRVRIGDVVSGGRVRARAVVVQQKTKRPVQFELMDTARKTMRAWLERRGGTLNDFVFPSRNDYMGHMSTRQYARLVHEWVIGIGLPAQDYGTHSLRRTKASIIYKATGNLRAVQILLGHAKIDSTVRYLGVDVEDALELAERTEV